The Streptomyces armeniacus genomic interval GCGGCCGCTTGTGCGGCGCGAGCTGGGTCGCCACGTGGTCGGCCAGCGCCTGCGCGTCGGGCGGGCTCAGGGCGTCGGCGGGCACGATCCAGGCGACGACGCGTTCGCCGAGGTCAGGGTCGGGCTCGCCGGTGACCGCCACCTCGGCCACCTGCGGGTGCTCCAGCAGGACGTTCTCGATCTCACCGGCGCCGATCTTGTAACCACCGCTCTTGATGAGGTCGGTGGCCTTGCGTCCGACGATGCGCACGGAGCCGTCCGGGTCCCGGGCCGCCATGTCGCCCGTACGGAACCAGCCGCCGTCCGCGAACGCCTCCTGTGTCGCGTCCGGCCGGTTGAGGTACTCGGTGAACAGGTTCGCGCCGCGCACCTGGATCTCGCCCACGCTCTCGCCGTCTGCCGGAACGGCCGGTTCGCCGGACTCGTCGACCAGCCGGAGCCCGACGCCGGGCAGCGGTACGCCGACGCTGCCGGTGGCGCTGTCGCCGTCCACGCGCACGCTGGTGTTCATCAGCGTCTCGGTCATGCCGTAGCGCTCGATGACGCGCTGTCCGGTGGCCTTCGTGAGCCGCTGGTGGTCGCTCACCGGCAGCGCCGCCGAACCCGACACGAGCAGCCGGGCGCCGGAGAGGGCGGAGCCGAGGGCGGGGTCGTCGCCGACGGCCTCCGCCATGCGGTGGTACATCGTCGGCACTCCGAAGAACATCGTGCCGCCGTCGGCCAGTTCGGCCGCGACGGCCTCCGTGCCGAACCGGCCGAGGTGCCGTACGGAGCCGCCTCGGCGCAGCGGGCCCAGCACGCCGAGCACGAGCCCGTGTACGTGGAACAGCGGCAGCGCGTGCACGAGGACGTCGCGGTCCGTCCACTGCCAGGCGTCGGCGAGGCCGTCCAGCGTGTGCGCGAGCGCGCGGCGCGGGAGGACGACGCCCTTGGGCGGGCCCGTGGTACCGGAGGTGTAGATGATCAGTGCGGTGGTCTCCTCGCCCGGCTCGGGCGGCAGTTCCACGCTGTGCGGCCCGGTTCCGGGTGCGTCCGGGGCGGCGTCCGGCGTCACGTCGACGTCCGTACGGGGCACCTCCGCCAGCTCGGCGGGCAGCTCCGCGCCGGGAGCGGCGAGAACGGTGGCCGGTGCGCTGTCGGCCACGATGTGCGCGAGTTCCCGGCCGCCCGTACGGGGGTTGACGGGGACGGCGGGCACGCCCGCCAGCAGCGCCGCGACGACCCCGACGGCGGTCTCCAGGCTGGGCGTCGCCCAGACGGCGACGCGGCCCGCCGTACGGATGCGCGCCGCCAACGGGGCCGCCGCACCGGCCAGTCCGGCGTACGTCAGCGTGCGCTCGCCGAAGCGGAGAGCCGTGTGTGGCGCGGCCTCGCGGACGGCGGGGAAGAGCGGGGTCACCCGTGCTCCTTCGCTCTCGGGAGTTCGGGCGGCCGGGCGGCTGCCCATGTCGGGGCCAGCATCTCACCCGGGGCTTGCGCGCCGGTTGCGGGGCGGCGGCGGGGGAGTGGCGCGCGCCGGTCACGGGCGGGCTGGCCGGGACGGGCGCAGGTGCCTCGGCAAGGAAAGTAAGGAAACTTTCCTATCACTCTTGACGGGGCGGTGAAACCTCCCTAGCTTTCACGCCACCCCCACCGCACCAACGGGCCCTCGTGTCCCTCCACTTCGAGCTCCCCTTCCCCCCACGGATTCCCCCACAAAGGAGGCACCACCGATGCAGCACCGCGTACTCCACCGACGGAGACTGCCGTGGCTGGCCCTCGCGGCAGCCCTCACGCTCGCGCTCATCCTCACCCTGCAGGGCCGGTTCCAGGCCAGCGCCGGCCCGGAGCCGGGCGGCACGGGCGGTACGGACGGAGCGGGCGCGCGTGCCGCGGCACCGGCCGGATCGGCCGTGGCCGAGAACGGCCGGCTCGAGGTCTGCGGCGAGCGGCTGTGCAACGAGGACGGCAAGGCCGTACAGCTCAGGGGCATGAGCACGCACGGCACGCAGTGGTACGCGAACTGCGTCACCGACGGCTCGCTCGACGTCCTCGCCGACGACTGGAGCGCGGACGTCCTGCGCGTCTCCACGTACGTCCAGGAGGGCGGCTACGAGTCGGACCCCGAGGGCTTCACCAAGCTCGCCCAGGAGATCGTCGACAAGGCGGTCGAGCGCGGCATGTACGCCGTCATCGACTGGCACCAGCTGACCCCGGGCGACCCGAACGCCAACACGGACCTCGCCAAGCGGTTCTTCACCGACATGGCGTCCCGCTACGCGGACCAGCCGAACGTGTTCTACGAGATCGCCAACGAGCCCAACGGCGTCAGCTGGGCGGACATCAAGTCCTATGCCGAGGAGGTCATTCCGGTGATCCGGGAGCGCGACCCGGACGGCGTCGCGCTCGTCGGCACCCGCGCCTGGTCCTCGCTCGGCGTGTCGGACGGCGCCGACGAGAAGGAGATCGTGGACAACCCGGTGGACGCCGAGAACATCATGTACACCTTCCACTTCTACGCCGCCTCGCACGACGACGAGTACCTGGACACCCTGTCGCGCGCGGCCGACAGCCTGCCCGTGTTCGTCACCGAGTTCGGCACGCAGAACTCCGCCGGCGAGGGCGCGAACGACTTCGGGATGTCGCAGCGCTACCTCGACCTGATGGCCGAGAAGGGCATCTCCTGGACCAACTGGAACTACTCGGACGACGAGCGCTCCGGCGCCGTCTTCACGCAGGGCACCTGCGAGTCCGGCGACTTCGGCAACGACGGCAACCTCAAGGAAGCCGGCAGCTGGATCCGCGACCGCATCCGCGGCTGACGCTCCGTCCGGAGGCACCGGTCCGCGCTGACCGCGCGGGCCGGTGTCCCGGTGGCCCGGAGGGACGCTGCACGGGCACGCCCCTCCGGGAGCTCGGCGTCTCTCGCCGCGGAGCGCGCGGACGCGTCCCTTCGATGATGAACGCGCCCCCGTGCGCTGCCAAGACGGCCTGTGCTGCCAAGACGGCCCGTCAACTGCCCCTGGCACGGCCGCGGTCGAAGCCGCACGCAGCCCGTACAGAGGCGTCCGCGCACGCACCCGTACGGGCCCCGGGCGGCACCGTACGGGTCACACCGGCGCGGCCGCGGACCGGAGCCCGGCCGGGCCCTGGCCGGGCCCGTACGCCAGCGGATCGTCCAGTACGGCGCGCACCACCGAGTGCGCCGCGCCCAGCAGCGGTCCCTTGTCGCCCGCCGCCGAGACGATCAGCTCCGGGATCGCGTCCGGTGCCGCCGTACGGTCCGCCAGCTCCCGTTCCAGCGACGGCAGCAGCCACGGGCCGAGACGCGCCAGCGCGCCACCCAGCACCACCGCGCGCGGGTCGAGCAGGTTCACCGCGCCGGCCAGCGCGATGCCGAGCGCCGTGCCCGCGTCGCGCAGCGCGCGGCGGGTGGCGGTGTCGCCTGCGGCGGCGCGGTCGGCGAGCAGGGCGACATGGGCGCCGGTGTCGTCCCCGTACGGGAGGCCCGCCGCGCGCAGCACGGCCTCCTCGCCCGCGTACTGCTCCAGGCAGCCCCGTCCGCCGCAGGCGCACCGGGGCCCCTCGGGACGCACCGGCACGTGGCCCAGCTCGCCCGCGAAGCCCCGCGCGCCGCGCAGCAGTTCGCCGTCGAGGACGACGGCGCCGCCGATGCCGATCTCGGCGGAGACGTGGATGAAGTCGCGCGGCGCGTCGGCCGTGCCGAGCCAGAGCTCCGCCAAGGCGCCGAAGTTGGCCTCGTTGTCGACGGTCAGCGGCAGCCCGGCGGGCAGCAGCGGCACGAGGTCGACGCCGCGCCAGCCGAGGTTGGGCGCGCGCACGACGGTGGCCGTGCCGCGCGCGATGAGGCCCGGTACGGCGACCGCCAGCCCGGCGGGGCGCAGCCCTTCGGGGGCCACTTCGGCGGTCACCCGCTCCACCAGTTCGCCGAGCCGCGCCGCGGCGGCGGCCGGGTCGCCGCCGCGGTTCCCGAACGGCGCGGACGCCCGGGCCCGTACCTCGCCGCGCAGGTCCACGGCGCACACCGCCAGCCGGTCCACGCCGATCTCCGCGCCGACGCCGCACGGCCCCCGGTCCGTGAGCGCCAGCGCGCTGCCCGGGCGGCCCACGCCGCCGGGCCGT includes:
- a CDS encoding acyl-CoA synthetase; amino-acid sequence: MTPLFPAVREAAPHTALRFGERTLTYAGLAGAAAPLAARIRTAGRVAVWATPSLETAVGVVAALLAGVPAVPVNPRTGGRELAHIVADSAPATVLAAPGAELPAELAEVPRTDVDVTPDAAPDAPGTGPHSVELPPEPGEETTALIIYTSGTTGPPKGVVLPRRALAHTLDGLADAWQWTDRDVLVHALPLFHVHGLVLGVLGPLRRGGSVRHLGRFGTEAVAAELADGGTMFFGVPTMYHRMAEAVGDDPALGSALSGARLLVSGSAALPVSDHQRLTKATGQRVIERYGMTETLMNTSVRVDGDSATGSVGVPLPGVGLRLVDESGEPAVPADGESVGEIQVRGANLFTEYLNRPDATQEAFADGGWFRTGDMAARDPDGSVRIVGRKATDLIKSGGYKIGAGEIENVLLEHPQVAEVAVTGEPDPDLGERVVAWIVPADALSPPDAQALADHVATQLAPHKRPRAVRFRDGLPRNDMGKVLKRALHA
- a CDS encoding glycoside hydrolase family 5 protein, producing MQHRVLHRRRLPWLALAAALTLALILTLQGRFQASAGPEPGGTGGTDGAGARAAAPAGSAVAENGRLEVCGERLCNEDGKAVQLRGMSTHGTQWYANCVTDGSLDVLADDWSADVLRVSTYVQEGGYESDPEGFTKLAQEIVDKAVERGMYAVIDWHQLTPGDPNANTDLAKRFFTDMASRYADQPNVFYEIANEPNGVSWADIKSYAEEVIPVIRERDPDGVALVGTRAWSSLGVSDGADEKEIVDNPVDAENIMYTFHFYAASHDDEYLDTLSRAADSLPVFVTEFGTQNSAGEGANDFGMSQRYLDLMAEKGISWTNWNYSDDERSGAVFTQGTCESGDFGNDGNLKEAGSWIRDRIRG
- a CDS encoding ROK family transcriptional regulator, which encodes MAAPVPNSQQEMRRRNLARVLHAVSEGGPASRAAVAARIGLTRAAVSTLVDELLRAELLVELGPGRPGGVGRPGSALALTDRGPCGVGAEIGVDRLAVCAVDLRGEVRARASAPFGNRGGDPAAAAARLGELVERVTAEVAPEGLRPAGLAVAVPGLIARGTATVVRAPNLGWRGVDLVPLLPAGLPLTVDNEANFGALAELWLGTADAPRDFIHVSAEIGIGGAVVLDGELLRGARGFAGELGHVPVRPEGPRCACGGRGCLEQYAGEEAVLRAAGLPYGDDTGAHVALLADRAAAGDTATRRALRDAGTALGIALAGAVNLLDPRAVVLGGALARLGPWLLPSLERELADRTAAPDAIPELIVSAAGDKGPLLGAAHSVVRAVLDDPLAYGPGQGPAGLRSAAAPV